One Cyanobacterium sp. T60_A2020_053 genomic window, TTTTAATTGAATTATATCAAAATGGTGAACTACAACAAATGATCGAAGTCGCCCTCGCTTCGTAATTAAGTATTGGGTATTGGGTGTTTGACATTCGCCCTTTGCCCTTTAAACTTTGTCTTTTTAAATCCCTTTTTTATCCCAATCTAAAATATTATGATATAACATAATCAATTTCAAAAATAAGCATAACATAAAGTAAGGGGTTAAAGTTCTCTATGTATATAGTCCATATCGCTTCAGAGTGCGCACCAGTTATCAAAGCTGGGGGATTAGGTGATGTTGTTTATGGCTTGAGTCGAGAAATTGAGAATCGGGGTAATACGGTAGAAATTATCCTCCCTATGTATGATTGTATGCGTTATGACCATATTTGGGGGCTTCATGATGCTTACCAAGATTTAGCAGTGCCTTGGTATGATGGTGAAATAAAATGCTCGGTTTATTGCGGTTGGGTTCACGGTAGGTTATGCTTTTTCATTAAACCTCTTTCCGATGATAATTTTTTTGATCGTGGTTGTTACTATGGCTGTGATGATGATGCCATGCGTTTTGCTTTTTTCTCCAAAGCTGCCCTAGAATTTTTGTTAGTCAGTAATAAGCGCCCTGATATAATTCACTGTCATGACTGGCAAACGGCTTTAGTGCCTGTGTTATTGTATGAAATTTACAAATGGCATGGTATGGCTAATCAAAGGGTATGTTTTACGGTGCATAATTTTAAACATCAAGGCTTCGCTGGTGGTGAGTTATTAAAGGCTACTGGTTTAAATAATGAGAATTACTACTATAGTTATGAGCGTTTACGGGATAATTTTAACCCTTTTGCTATTAACTTAATGAAGGGTGGCATTGTTTACTCAAATCATGTTAATACTGTTTCTCCTCATCATGCTTGGGAGGCGAGATATAGCGATGTAAGTTATGGTTTAGGGCATACTTTAGAGTTACATCATTACAAATTTGATGGCATTCTTAATGGTATTGATTATAATATCTGGAATCCTGAAATCGATACTCATATTCCTTTTCAATATACTATGGAAAATTTTGAAGGTAAAAGTAAAAATCGACGGGCGCTGAGGGAAAGGTTATTATTAAGGGATGAAAATAAGCCTATTGTGGCGTTTGTGGGTCGTTTAGACTATCAAAAAGGGGTAGAGTTAGTACATCATGCCCTCTATTATTCTCTCCATCATAATGCTCAATTTGTATTATTGGGTTCGGCGACGGGCGCTGAGATTAATAATTGGTTTCGCCACGAAAAGGATTTTCTCAATAACAACCCCGATTGTCATTTAGAGTTGGGTTTCCATGAAGAATTAGCGCACCTCATCTATGCTGGAGCGGATATAATTGTCGTACCTAGTATGTATGAACCTTGTGGATTAACGCAAATGATCGGCTTAAAATATGGTACTGTACCAGTGGTGCGCGGTGTAGGTGGTTTGATGGATACGGTGTTTGATAAGGATTATGATCAACATCATGCTCCAGAAAAGCGTAATGGTTACGTATTCTATGAAAATGATTACCCAGCGTTGGAATCTGGTTTGGCGCGCGCCATCGGTTTATGGCATCACTTTCCGAAGGATTTTGAACAGTTACAAAAGCAGGGCATGGAGTATGATTACTCATGGAATCAGCCGGGTAAGCAGTATGTGCGCTTGTATGATTATATTCGCCATAAGTAATGAATAATTTAATTTTGAAACCCTCACCCCTAACCCCTCTCCCATAGCAGGGCGTTTTCATTCTCAAAAATGTTAGTTTCTCAAACTAGCCAATAATCTGAAATTCAGAGGTTTTTAACTACTAATAAATCAATTAATAGTAAAAAATCCTCCTGTCTCCCTGAATCTCCCCCCTTTTTAAGGGGGGTTGGGGGGGATCATCCTTATATTGTCTTCTTGTCAAAAACAAATCAATTTTGATCCTGACTTTGAAAACACCCTGCTCCCATAGGAGAGGGGGATAAGTATATTTTTAGTAAAAAGTATTTTAGAAAAATGGGACAATTAGAATATAAACCGAATATCCGCACTTGTGGCATTAACCTTAATCATTGGTATGTAGTGGCTAGAAGTAGCGAAATTACCGCAAAACCTTACAGCGCCCGTCTCTGGCACCAAGATATAGTCATTTATCGAGATGGCGCTGGGAAAGTAATTGCGTTGGAGGATCGTTGTCCCCATCGTCAGGTAAAATTAAGCTCTGGGAAGGTGGTTAATGATAACCTTGAATGTGCTTATCATGGTTGGTTATTTAATGGAGGGGGGGAGTGCGCTGGTGTACCATATTTAGCGGAAAATCAGAAAATCCCCACTTGCAAAATTAAATCTTATCCCGTCAAAGAGTTAGATGGTTTTATCTGGATTTTTCCCGGTGACGGTGATTATGACCAAATCCAGCCCATGGGTTTACCAGAATGGGAGCATTTGAACTATATTGCTAGTGTAGCGGAAATTGACTGCCCCGGACATTATTCTTATTTGATTGAAAATTTAATGGATATGCACCATGGGCATCTTCATGATAATTACCAAGCATGGGCGGAAGCTACTTTAAAAGACATTGAAACCTCTGAAAAAAGAGTTGATGTTTTATATTCCGCACAAAGTTATTATCGCATCGATAAAATTTGGTCAATTTCCCAGTTATTTTTTCCCGCACTACGGCGTTTACATCCTGAACCTCTCAAGGTAAGCTATGTTTATCCTCATTGGGCTTCTAGTTTGGGGCAGGATTTTAAAATTTACTGTTTATTTTGCCCTGTGGATGAAACCATCACTAAGGCTTATTTGATTCATTTTACTTCCCTTGAGTCTTTTTGGCGTTTACATAAGTTGCCTGTTTGGTTTAGGAGATTTATCAAAAATAGTTTATTTAATGCCGCTAAGGGGTTATTGGAAGGGTTAGTGCGCCAAGATGTGGAGATGATAATTCAAGAGCAAGATTCTTTTAATCGTAA contains:
- a CDS encoding aromatic ring-hydroxylating dioxygenase subunit alpha, which gives rise to MGQLEYKPNIRTCGINLNHWYVVARSSEITAKPYSARLWHQDIVIYRDGAGKVIALEDRCPHRQVKLSSGKVVNDNLECAYHGWLFNGGGECAGVPYLAENQKIPTCKIKSYPVKELDGFIWIFPGDGDYDQIQPMGLPEWEHLNYIASVAEIDCPGHYSYLIENLMDMHHGHLHDNYQAWAEATLKDIETSEKRVDVLYSAQSYYRIDKIWSISQLFFPALRRLHPEPLKVSYVYPHWASSLGQDFKIYCLFCPVDETITKAYLIHFTSLESFWRLHKLPVWFRRFIKNSLFNAAKGLLEGLVRQDVEMIIQEQDSFNRNPIQRNYEVNRALVKVQQLIINQYLNSQQIRS
- the glgA gene encoding glycogen synthase GlgA; the encoded protein is MYIVHIASECAPVIKAGGLGDVVYGLSREIENRGNTVEIILPMYDCMRYDHIWGLHDAYQDLAVPWYDGEIKCSVYCGWVHGRLCFFIKPLSDDNFFDRGCYYGCDDDAMRFAFFSKAALEFLLVSNKRPDIIHCHDWQTALVPVLLYEIYKWHGMANQRVCFTVHNFKHQGFAGGELLKATGLNNENYYYSYERLRDNFNPFAINLMKGGIVYSNHVNTVSPHHAWEARYSDVSYGLGHTLELHHYKFDGILNGIDYNIWNPEIDTHIPFQYTMENFEGKSKNRRALRERLLLRDENKPIVAFVGRLDYQKGVELVHHALYYSLHHNAQFVLLGSATGAEINNWFRHEKDFLNNNPDCHLELGFHEELAHLIYAGADIIVVPSMYEPCGLTQMIGLKYGTVPVVRGVGGLMDTVFDKDYDQHHAPEKRNGYVFYENDYPALESGLARAIGLWHHFPKDFEQLQKQGMEYDYSWNQPGKQYVRLYDYIRHK